A part of Pseudomonadota bacterium genomic DNA contains:
- the trpD gene encoding anthranilate phosphoribosyltransferase has product MVQEKITLRPFLIKVVGGQTLDEAEAEAAFRILMAGQATPAQMGGLLMAFRMRGETVAEITGAARVLRAEALAIRAPEGAIDTCGTGGDASGTQNISTATALVVAGAGVPVAKHGNRAISSKSGSADVLEALGVNLAADLKQVKRALGQAKIGFLFAPRHHEAMRHVAEVREELGTRTIFNLLGPLANPAGARRQLLGVYSKAWVEPMARVLKNLGATRAWVVHGKDGLDELTTTTTSYVAALAAGRVRTFEVTPEDAGLPRAKPEALKGKDARTNAKAIRDLLDGQEGPFRDIVLLNAAAALIVAQKAKNLREGVALAGQAIASGRAKRALAKLVAITNGKG; this is encoded by the coding sequence ATGGTGCAGGAAAAAATCACCCTCCGGCCCTTTCTCATCAAGGTCGTCGGCGGCCAGACACTCGACGAGGCCGAAGCGGAGGCAGCCTTTCGCATCCTGATGGCGGGCCAGGCAACGCCGGCCCAGATGGGGGGCCTTTTGATGGCCTTTCGCATGCGCGGCGAGACGGTGGCCGAAATCACCGGCGCCGCCCGCGTGCTGAGGGCCGAGGCGCTCGCCATCCGGGCCCCGGAAGGCGCCATCGACACCTGCGGCACCGGCGGCGACGCCTCCGGCACCCAGAACATCTCTACGGCAACCGCGCTGGTGGTGGCCGGGGCCGGCGTGCCCGTCGCCAAACATGGCAATCGCGCTATTTCCTCGAAATCCGGCTCGGCCGACGTGCTGGAAGCCCTCGGCGTCAATCTGGCGGCCGATTTGAAGCAGGTGAAGCGCGCGCTTGGGCAAGCCAAGATTGGCTTTCTATTCGCGCCCCGCCACCACGAGGCGATGCGCCACGTGGCCGAGGTGCGCGAGGAACTCGGCACCCGGACGATCTTCAACCTGTTGGGTCCCTTAGCCAACCCGGCCGGTGCCAGGCGTCAGCTTCTGGGCGTCTATTCCAAGGCCTGGGTCGAGCCGATGGCCCGCGTGCTGAAAAATCTGGGGGCGACCCGGGCCTGGGTCGTTCATGGGAAAGATGGCCTCGACGAACTCACGACGACAACGACGAGCTACGTCGCCGCCCTGGCCGCGGGCCGCGTGCGAACCTTCGAGGTGACGCCCGAGGACGCCGGCCTGCCCCGGGCCAAACCCGAGGCGCTCAAGGGCAAGGACGCCCGGACCAACGCGAAGGCGATCCGCGATCTCCTTGATGGCCAAGAAGGGCCTTTCCGCGACATCGTTCTCCTGAACGCGGCGGCCGCCCTGATCGTTGCGCAGAAAGCAAAAAACCTGCGCGAAGGGGTCGCCCTGGCCGGGCAAGCGATCGCTAGCGGACGGGCGAAACGGGCGCTCGCCAAGCTTGTGGCGATCACCAACGGAAAGGGATGA
- the lexA gene encoding transcriptional repressor LexA: MLTKKQHELLAFIRRRLKETGVAPSFDEMKVALDLKSKSGIHRLITALEERGFIRRLPHRARALEVLKFPEASGGPRLLADREERDGGMVIQGNFRPLHAEPDEMADAGVIELPLLGRIAAGTPIEALRDPTAAIGVPASLLGPGNHYALEVTGDSMIEAGIYDGDTAIIQECDTADSGSIIVALIDGEEVTLKRLRRKGASSIALEPANAHYETRIFGKNRVRIQGKLVGLYRRYFE, translated from the coding sequence ATGTTGACGAAGAAGCAGCATGAGCTTTTGGCTTTCATTCGTCGGCGGCTTAAGGAAACTGGGGTGGCGCCCTCTTTTGACGAGATGAAGGTGGCCCTCGACCTCAAATCGAAATCCGGGATTCATCGCCTGATTACGGCGCTTGAGGAACGCGGCTTCATTCGCCGCCTGCCCCATCGGGCTCGCGCGCTCGAAGTGCTGAAATTTCCTGAGGCCAGTGGCGGCCCACGCCTTCTGGCCGACAGGGAAGAACGCGACGGCGGCATGGTTATCCAAGGTAATTTCCGCCCCCTGCACGCGGAACCGGACGAAATGGCGGATGCCGGCGTCATCGAACTGCCCTTGCTTGGCCGAATTGCCGCCGGTACCCCGATCGAGGCGCTGCGCGACCCGACGGCGGCAATCGGCGTGCCGGCCAGCCTGCTGGGCCCCGGCAATCACTATGCGTTGGAAGTGACCGGCGATTCGATGATCGAAGCCGGCATCTACGACGGCGATACGGCCATTATCCAGGAGTGCGATACAGCGGACAGCGGCAGCATCATCGTTGCCCTGATCGACGGCGAGGAAGTCACCCTAAAACGGCTGCGTCGGAAAGGCGCCTCCTCCATCGCGCTGGAGCCCGCCAACGCGCATTACGAAACGCGGATTTTCGGCAAGAACCGCGTGCGCATACAGGGCAAACTGGTCGGGCTTTACCGCCGGTATTTCGAATAG
- a CDS encoding peptidyl-prolyl cis-trans isomerase, with translation MLASIRKRTASWVVKGLLLLLVLSFAAWGIGDIFRGGRESTVAEVGGIRITGTQFMREFQREIDRIQYVFEGTLTTERAREMGLVDNALDRLISGLVFELEAQALRLATSDALVAVQIRANPSFRDGFGEFSEEVFYRLLADNRLTEEEFVKLVRSGILRNQLTEAVTHGTVLPERLGVALFKFLKEKRVAEVVEIPASKVKEIGSPDANALTDYYEAHIGTYMAPEYRAITGIILTPAHFMGEVDIPEKELREEYENEARIGELGIPEHREIEQILLSDQESATQAEAMLAAGKTFEEVAREAGKIKEGVSLSLGNHPRQNLIPEIADTAFQLPEGAISKPIRSPFGWHILRVKKIEPSSTPSFEDVRAQIAEGIAQDRAINSLYAVSTQLEDLLAGGASLDAAGKTLNLPISHFDKVTAKGKDAAGKPIASFPDIQDFLAVAFKTAEGENSALTETKEGGFFLLRVDSITPSTARPLEEIRAQVIADWQAKERMGKAKETAALLVAEAGNKESLKTLARNRGLAFTVSRPLARDEEDDGSGVTAELVREIFAAKPGAVVMAPSKNGYAVAEVKKILEADIEKDTKALEEVRQEALEAMAGDVLDQYAAALRKKYGVKVNRSAIEAAF, from the coding sequence ATGCTGGCTTCGATCCGTAAACGCACAGCCTCCTGGGTTGTCAAAGGACTTCTCCTTCTCCTCGTCCTGAGTTTCGCGGCGTGGGGGATCGGCGATATTTTTCGCGGCGGACGCGAAAGCACGGTTGCAGAGGTCGGTGGCATCCGCATCACCGGCACCCAGTTTATGCGTGAATTTCAACGGGAAATTGACCGCATTCAGTATGTCTTCGAAGGCACCCTAACGACCGAACGGGCTCGCGAAATGGGCCTCGTGGACAATGCGCTCGACCGCCTGATTTCAGGCCTCGTCTTCGAGCTTGAAGCGCAAGCCCTCAGGCTCGCTACCTCGGACGCGCTGGTAGCTGTGCAAATTCGGGCCAACCCTTCCTTCCGTGACGGGTTCGGGGAATTCAGCGAGGAAGTCTTCTATCGCCTTCTGGCCGATAACCGGTTGACGGAAGAGGAATTCGTAAAGCTGGTTCGCTCTGGAATCCTGCGCAACCAGCTGACCGAAGCCGTCACCCACGGGACGGTCCTTCCGGAACGCTTGGGTGTGGCGCTTTTCAAGTTCCTGAAAGAAAAACGGGTGGCGGAGGTCGTCGAGATTCCAGCGAGTAAGGTGAAAGAGATTGGAAGCCCCGACGCGAACGCGTTGACAGACTATTATGAGGCCCATATCGGCACATATATGGCGCCGGAATACCGCGCTATCACGGGGATCATCCTTACCCCCGCCCACTTCATGGGCGAAGTCGATATCCCCGAAAAGGAACTTCGGGAAGAATACGAGAACGAGGCGCGCATCGGCGAACTCGGCATCCCGGAACACCGCGAAATCGAACAAATTCTTCTTTCCGATCAGGAAAGCGCCACGCAGGCGGAGGCGATGTTGGCTGCCGGCAAGACCTTCGAGGAAGTGGCAAGGGAAGCTGGAAAAATCAAAGAGGGCGTCAGTCTTTCTCTCGGCAACCACCCGCGCCAGAACCTAATTCCGGAGATAGCCGACACGGCCTTCCAGTTGCCGGAGGGCGCGATCAGCAAGCCCATCCGCAGCCCCTTTGGCTGGCACATCCTGCGCGTGAAAAAAATCGAGCCCAGTTCGACCCCTTCTTTCGAAGATGTGCGGGCCCAGATTGCCGAAGGGATTGCCCAGGACCGGGCGATCAACAGCCTGTATGCGGTTTCGACGCAGCTTGAGGACCTTCTCGCCGGCGGGGCTTCTCTCGATGCGGCTGGAAAGACGTTAAACCTTCCCATCTCTCATTTCGACAAAGTGACCGCCAAGGGGAAAGACGCAGCCGGGAAGCCGATAGCAAGCTTTCCCGACATCCAAGACTTTCTCGCGGTCGCCTTCAAAACGGCGGAAGGCGAAAACAGCGCACTTACGGAAACCAAAGAAGGTGGTTTTTTTCTACTGCGAGTCGACTCCATTACACCTTCGACGGCCCGTCCGCTGGAGGAGATTCGCGCCCAGGTGATCGCCGACTGGCAGGCGAAGGAACGGATGGGCAAGGCTAAAGAGACAGCGGCCTTGCTTGTTGCAGAGGCCGGGAACAAGGAAAGCCTCAAGACGCTTGCCCGCAATCGCGGCCTGGCCTTTACGGTATCCCGCCCCCTGGCCCGGGACGAAGAGGACGATGGTTCTGGCGTTACCGCCGAACTCGTTCGCGAGATTTTTGCGGCTAAGCCCGGCGCTGTGGTGATGGCACCGTCCAAAAACGGCTATGCCGTTGCCGAAGTGAAGAAAATTCTGGAAGCCGATATCGAAAAGGATACGAAAGCGCTTGAGGAAGTCCGGCAGGAAGCGCTAGAAGCGATGGCCGGCGACGTCCTCGATCAATACGCGGCCGCGTTAAGAAAAAAATACGGGGTAAAAGTGAATCGCTCCGCGATAGAAGCCGCGTTCTGA
- the moaC gene encoding cyclic pyranopterin monophosphate synthase MoaC gives MTKDFTHFDAKGNAAMVDVTAKDETERIATAKGAVLMQPETLRKIQEGTLKKGDVLAVARLAGIQGAKRTAELIPLCHPLALTAIEVELACDAARSAVEITATCRVKARTGVEMEALTAVAAAALTVYDMCKAVDRGIRLTDIRLVYKSGGKSGTYES, from the coding sequence ATGACCAAGGACTTCACGCATTTCGACGCCAAGGGAAACGCCGCCATGGTGGACGTCACGGCCAAGGACGAGACGGAACGGATCGCCACCGCCAAAGGTGCCGTTCTCATGCAGCCGGAAACCCTGCGGAAAATCCAGGAAGGCACCCTGAAGAAGGGCGACGTGCTCGCCGTCGCCAGGCTTGCCGGAATCCAGGGAGCAAAACGGACGGCGGAGCTCATTCCGCTTTGCCACCCCTTGGCGCTCACCGCCATCGAGGTCGAGTTAGCCTGCGACGCAGCCCGAAGCGCCGTCGAGATTACCGCCACCTGTCGGGTCAAGGCCCGCACCGGCGTCGAGATGGAGGCGCTGACGGCAGTCGCCGCGGCGGCGCTCACCGTTTATGACATGTGCAAGGCGGTGGACCGGGGTATCCGCCTGACGGACATCCGGCTTGTCTATAAATCAGGTGGAAAATCTGGAACTTATGAATCCTAG
- the glp gene encoding gephyrin-like molybdotransferase Glp has translation MISVEEAVARIRAALEPLPIERIALGEALGRVLAEDLTAERMQPPLAVSAMDGYALRAADIAVVPATLVVIGESRAGQSFEGEVGTGQAVRIFTGAALPKGADIVIIQEVTKMANGSVIVNENARNRHFVRSAGLDFQKGDVLLKAGLRLTPRALGLAAAMNRAHLRVRRKPRIAVLSTGDELVEPGSALASTQNVNSNAYTLAALIQSLGGEATDLGIARDSRESLLTLVAKAKEADLLVTSGGASVGDHDLVRSALGEEGLELAFSGVAARPGKPTFFGHLKGTPMLGLPGNPVSVAVGGLIYLRPAIEALLGMHPAGAPRETARLAVALEANGPREAYLSATSEWAADGARLVTPFSEQDSSMLAQTVRADCLVIRRPYAASAEAGETIEILRFDGPGCG, from the coding sequence ATGATATCTGTTGAAGAAGCTGTCGCCAGAATTCGGGCCGCCCTCGAGCCTCTGCCCATCGAGAGGATAGCCCTCGGCGAGGCCCTAGGCCGCGTCCTGGCGGAAGACCTGACGGCCGAACGGATGCAGCCGCCGCTCGCCGTCTCGGCGATGGACGGCTATGCGTTACGCGCTGCTGATATCGCTGTCGTGCCGGCGACCCTGGTCGTGATCGGTGAAAGCCGGGCCGGACAATCCTTCGAAGGTGAGGTCGGTACCGGGCAAGCGGTTCGGATCTTTACCGGGGCGGCCCTGCCGAAAGGAGCCGACATAGTCATCATCCAAGAAGTTACGAAAATGGCGAATGGCTCTGTTATTGTTAATGAAAACGCTCGTAATAGGCATTTTGTACGCTCCGCCGGCCTCGATTTCCAAAAAGGCGACGTGCTGCTCAAGGCGGGCCTGCGCCTGACCCCCCGCGCCCTTGGTCTGGCCGCGGCAATGAACCGCGCCCATCTGCGGGTGCGGCGCAAGCCAAGGATCGCCGTTCTCTCGACCGGCGACGAGCTAGTGGAACCGGGGTCGGCCCTCGCCTCCACCCAGAACGTCAACTCGAACGCCTATACGCTTGCCGCCCTCATTCAGAGCCTTGGCGGCGAGGCGACCGACCTTGGTATCGCCCGGGACAGCCGGGAATCCCTGCTCACCCTGGTGGCGAAGGCCAAGGAGGCGGATCTTCTCGTCACCTCGGGCGGCGCTTCCGTCGGCGATCACGATCTCGTACGCAGCGCGCTCGGCGAAGAAGGTCTCGAGCTTGCCTTTTCGGGGGTGGCAGCACGGCCCGGCAAACCAACGTTTTTTGGGCATCTCAAGGGAACCCCAATGCTTGGCCTGCCCGGCAACCCGGTTTCGGTCGCCGTCGGCGGCCTGATCTATCTGCGCCCGGCTATCGAAGCCCTGCTTGGCATGCACCCCGCCGGCGCGCCGCGCGAGACCGCCCGGCTGGCCGTGGCCCTTGAAGCAAACGGCCCGCGGGAAGCCTATTTAAGCGCAACCAGCGAATGGGCGGCCGACGGCGCGCGTCTCGTCACCCCCTTCTCCGAGCAGGACAGTTCCATGCTGGCCCAGACCGTTCGCGCCGATTGCCTGGTTATTCGGCGGCCCTACGCGGCTTCGGCCGAAGCCGGAGAAACCATTGAAATCCTCCGCTTTGACGGGCCGGGCTGCGGCTGA
- the tpiA gene encoding triose-phosphate isomerase, whose translation MADAPRPLIAGNWKMNGLCETGRALTQAVVKRWRAADRGKVDLLLCPPATLLGMVGEALKGSGILLGAQDCHSEKPGAHTGDIAAVMLADIGCRFVVLGHSERRQAHRETDALVRAKVRAAHTAGLTVILCVGESAAERQAGRAEAIVGAQLDGSLPDGASDKNTVIAYEPVWAIGSGKTPAADDIRAMHAWIRARLGKRFGGADALRILYGGSVTSKNAPDILPMPEVNGALVGGASLDAEEFCRIASCG comes from the coding sequence ATGGCTGATGCACCACGCCCGTTAATCGCCGGCAATTGGAAAATGAATGGGCTTTGCGAAACCGGGCGCGCACTGACCCAAGCCGTCGTCAAACGCTGGCGGGCGGCGGACCGTGGGAAGGTTGACCTTCTCCTTTGCCCGCCGGCAACCCTTCTCGGCATGGTCGGCGAAGCGCTTAAGGGAAGCGGAATTCTTCTCGGTGCACAAGATTGCCATTCCGAAAAACCGGGCGCCCACACCGGCGATATTGCCGCCGTTATGCTGGCCGATATTGGATGCCGCTTCGTCGTCCTCGGCCATTCCGAACGCCGCCAGGCTCACCGGGAGACCGACGCCCTTGTGCGGGCGAAAGTGCGGGCGGCCCATACCGCGGGCCTTACCGTCATCCTGTGCGTAGGCGAAAGCGCGGCGGAACGGCAGGCGGGCAGGGCAGAGGCGATCGTCGGTGCGCAGCTTGACGGTTCCCTGCCAGATGGGGCTTCGGACAAAAACACCGTCATCGCCTACGAGCCGGTCTGGGCGATCGGCAGCGGAAAAACGCCGGCGGCGGACGATATCCGCGCCATGCATGCATGGATCCGGGCACGCCTTGGCAAACGTTTCGGCGGGGCGGACGCTTTGCGTATCCTCTATGGCGGTTCCGTAACGTCGAAGAACGCGCCAGATATTTTGCCAATGCCCGAGGTGAATGGCGCTCTGGTCGGCGGCGCCAGTCTCGATGCCGAAGAATTCTGCCGAATTGCGAGTTGTGGCTAG
- a CDS encoding aminodeoxychorismate/anthranilate synthase component II, which translates to MFLLIDNYDSFVYNLYHYFCELGAKMEVRRNDALTVEEALALNPEGIVISPGPCDPDRAGICLDLITAAAGTYPILGVCLGHQAIGQAMGGKVVRAPVPMHGKVSEIHHTGTDVFAGLPNPFPATRYHSLVVERKSLPDCLTVTAETEDGLVMGLAHKELPLYGVQFHPESIASEHGHALLRNFLKLASGA; encoded by the coding sequence ATGTTTCTATTAATTGATAATTACGACAGCTTTGTTTACAATTTATACCACTATTTTTGCGAACTTGGCGCCAAAATGGAAGTAAGGCGAAATGATGCCCTGACCGTCGAGGAAGCCCTCGCCCTTAACCCGGAGGGAATCGTCATCTCGCCCGGCCCCTGCGATCCGGATCGCGCCGGGATCTGCCTCGACCTGATCACCGCCGCGGCCGGCACCTACCCCATTCTCGGCGTCTGCCTGGGCCATCAGGCGATCGGCCAGGCCATGGGCGGCAAGGTCGTCCGGGCGCCGGTCCCGATGCACGGCAAGGTAAGCGAGATCCATCATACCGGCACCGACGTCTTCGCGGGCCTGCCCAACCCCTTCCCGGCGACCCGCTATCATTCCCTCGTCGTCGAGCGCAAGAGCCTGCCGGACTGCCTGACCGTAACGGCGGAAACCGAGGATGGTCTGGTCATGGGTCTCGCCCATAAAGAGCTGCCGCTTTACGGCGTCCAGTTCCACCCGGAAAGCATCGCCTCCGAGCATGGGCATGCCTTGCTCCGGAACTTCCTGAAACTGGCTTCCGGGGCCTGA
- the trpE gene encoding anthranilate synthase component I — MRIQPAFSDFVKSYQDNRAQVVWTERVADLETPVSAMQKLAKDAPNGFLLESVEGGAVRGRYSFIGIRPDVVWRCFGDRAEINENAEAGGGDFVPVSDGALRSFRALLAKSAIDLPEALPPMAAGLVGYMGYDMVRLMERLPAKNPDGIAGLPDGMFVRPTMMAIFDNIADTATLVTPVRPKQGVTAEEAYAAAEKRLRQCLGTLEAGLAHETVASSATGEAPPITSNMTREAYHGMVERAKEYIRAGDVFQVVPSQRFQLPFSLPPLALYRALRRLNPSPFLFLLDFQGFAVVGSSPEIMVRVRDGKITIRPIAGTRRRGANAEEDRRLAENLLNDPKERAEHLMLLDLGRNDVGRVAKVGTVRVTEEMAVEHYSHVMHLVSNVEGELDPKFDATDALIAGFPAGTVSGAPKVRAMEIIEQLEPDRRRIYGGCVGYFAANGAMDSCIALRTAVVKDGTMYIQAGGGVVADSDPEAEYQESRNKAMALLRAAEEALRYAARGKEKASS; from the coding sequence ATGCGCATTCAGCCTGCCTTTTCCGATTTTGTGAAGAGCTACCAAGACAACCGCGCCCAGGTCGTGTGGACGGAACGGGTGGCCGATCTGGAAACGCCCGTTTCGGCCATGCAGAAGCTTGCCAAGGACGCACCGAACGGTTTTCTCCTTGAATCCGTCGAGGGTGGCGCCGTCCGCGGGCGTTACTCGTTCATCGGCATTCGTCCGGACGTTGTTTGGCGCTGTTTCGGAGACCGGGCGGAAATCAACGAGAACGCTGAAGCCGGCGGCGGTGATTTCGTTCCGGTTTCGGACGGCGCGCTGCGCTCGTTCCGCGCACTTCTGGCAAAATCCGCGATCGATTTACCCGAGGCATTGCCGCCGATGGCGGCCGGCCTTGTCGGGTACATGGGCTATGACATGGTCCGGTTGATGGAACGCCTGCCGGCCAAGAACCCGGACGGTATTGCCGGCCTACCGGACGGCATGTTCGTTCGCCCGACGATGATGGCGATCTTTGACAACATCGCCGATACGGCAACCCTGGTTACGCCGGTGCGCCCGAAGCAAGGGGTGACGGCGGAAGAAGCCTACGCGGCGGCGGAGAAACGCCTTCGTCAATGTCTCGGCACCCTTGAAGCAGGGCTTGCGCACGAAACCGTGGCGTCATCCGCCACCGGAGAAGCGCCCCCAATCACCTCGAACATGACGCGCGAGGCCTATCATGGGATGGTCGAACGGGCGAAGGAATACATCCGGGCGGGCGATGTCTTCCAGGTCGTGCCTTCGCAACGCTTCCAGCTTCCTTTTTCCTTGCCGCCCCTCGCCCTTTACCGGGCGCTTCGCCGGTTAAACCCCTCGCCTTTTCTTTTTCTGCTCGATTTCCAGGGCTTCGCGGTCGTTGGTTCCAGCCCCGAGATTATGGTGCGGGTACGCGACGGCAAGATCACGATCCGGCCCATCGCCGGCACCCGACGGCGCGGCGCCAACGCGGAAGAGGATCGCCGGTTGGCGGAGAACCTGCTGAACGACCCGAAGGAGCGGGCCGAGCACCTCATGCTGCTCGATCTTGGCCGGAACGACGTCGGCCGTGTGGCCAAGGTCGGCACGGTTCGCGTCACGGAAGAGATGGCCGTCGAACACTACTCCCACGTTATGCATCTGGTTTCGAACGTCGAGGGCGAACTCGACCCCAAATTCGATGCGACCGACGCGCTAATCGCGGGCTTCCCCGCCGGCACCGTTTCCGGCGCACCGAAGGTGCGGGCGATGGAAATTATCGAGCAACTTGAACCGGATCGCCGGCGTATTTACGGCGGCTGCGTCGGTTACTTCGCGGCGAACGGCGCGATGGACAGCTGCATCGCGCTTCGCACCGCCGTCGTCAAGGACGGAACAATGTATATTCAGGCGGGTGGCGGGGTGGTCGCGGACAGCGACCCGGAGGCGGAATATCAGGAGAGCCGCAACAAGGCGATGGCGCTTCTGCGCGCCGCGGAGGAAGCCCTGCGTTACGCCGCCCGCGGCAAGGAAAAGGCCTCTTCCTAG
- the secG gene encoding preprotein translocase subunit SecG, with product MTTVLLVVHLLLAIALVSVVLLQQSEGGGLGIGGSGGSLFTTKETANLLTRTTAILAALFMVTSLTLAILANQSSKPQSILDIKEPAAVPLEVAPIAPAAEPNAPLGE from the coding sequence ATGACCACGGTCCTTCTCGTCGTTCATCTTTTACTTGCGATTGCGCTCGTGAGCGTCGTGCTGCTGCAGCAGAGCGAAGGCGGCGGCCTGGGAATTGGCGGCAGCGGCGGCAGCCTGTTTACGACCAAGGAAACGGCCAATTTGCTGACCCGCACGACGGCGATCCTGGCCGCCCTTTTCATGGTGACAAGCCTTACGCTGGCCATCCTCGCCAACCAATCATCGAAACCGCAGTCGATTCTCGATATCAAGGAACCCGCCGCGGTTCCCCTTGAAGTGGCGCCCATTGCACCGGCGGCCGAACCAAACGCTCCCTTGGGCGAATGA
- the trpC gene encoding indole-3-glycerol phosphate synthase TrpC has product MRGTLGRICLEKRERVARLREVRPLPEMIVLAEAAPPARGFLASLEKARAAGRYGLIAEIKRASPSRGVIREDFDPVALARAYEAGGATCLSVLTDEPWFQGRDAYLTAAREATGLPVLRKDFLLDPYQIYESRALGTDCVLLILAALGEEEALGLEKIAQELGMSVLIEAHTEAELEQALTMKSRLIGINNRNLETLEVNLETTERLAPRASKSRLVVCESGLSTPADLAKMAKAGVTTFLIGEALLRETDVEAATRALLAGTAAEVAGKA; this is encoded by the coding sequence TTGCGCGGAACCCTGGGCCGCATCTGTCTCGAAAAACGCGAGCGTGTCGCCCGTCTGCGCGAGGTGCGGCCTCTGCCGGAGATGATCGTGCTGGCAGAAGCCGCGCCACCTGCCCGCGGCTTTCTCGCTTCCCTCGAAAAGGCTCGCGCCGCCGGCCGGTACGGCCTTATCGCCGAGATCAAGCGTGCCTCGCCCAGCCGGGGCGTCATCCGCGAGGATTTTGACCCGGTCGCCTTGGCCAGGGCTTACGAGGCAGGCGGTGCGACCTGCCTTTCCGTGCTCACCGACGAGCCCTGGTTCCAGGGTCGCGACGCCTATCTCACGGCGGCGAGGGAAGCCACCGGCTTGCCTGTCCTGCGGAAGGATTTTCTGCTCGACCCCTATCAGATATATGAATCCCGCGCTCTCGGCACCGATTGCGTGCTTCTGATCCTGGCCGCCCTTGGGGAGGAAGAGGCGCTCGGGCTCGAAAAGATCGCGCAGGAACTTGGCATGAGCGTCCTCATCGAAGCCCATACGGAAGCCGAACTCGAACAGGCGCTGACCATGAAATCACGGCTGATCGGCATCAACAACCGCAACCTGGAGACCCTAGAGGTCAATCTCGAGACGACGGAACGCCTGGCGCCGAGGGCATCAAAAAGCCGGCTTGTGGTATGCGAAAGCGGCCTTTCGACGCCGGCTGATCTCGCCAAAATGGCGAAGGCGGGGGTGACGACCTTCCTGATCGGGGAAGCCCTCTTGCGCGAAACCGACGTTGAGGCCGCGACCCGGGCGCTCCTCGCCGGGACCGCCGCTGAAGTGGCAGGAAAGGCCTAG
- a CDS encoding divergent polysaccharide deacetylase family protein: MIAVILDDLGPNQAGTEAAIDLPPPITLAFLPYAENLPKLTAKARAAGHELLVHVPMEPDGEGGEDPGPQVLLTRLGPDEVLKRLRWDLDRFDHYVGINNHMGSKFTKDPARLAIVFKELKKRGLLFIDSRTTAETAARRVAEEIGVPFAERQVFLDNIRSIENLRESLAELEALARKGGSAIAIGHPHGITLKALREWLPSLEGKGFALVPVSAIVRRHLEDPDRRSSAN; encoded by the coding sequence ATGATCGCCGTCATCCTTGATGATCTCGGCCCCAATCAAGCGGGCACGGAAGCCGCTATCGACCTGCCGCCGCCTATTACCCTTGCCTTTCTTCCTTACGCGGAGAATTTGCCGAAACTGACGGCGAAGGCGCGGGCGGCCGGGCACGAGTTGCTGGTCCATGTCCCGATGGAGCCGGATGGGGAAGGGGGAGAAGACCCGGGTCCGCAAGTGCTCCTCACGCGGTTGGGGCCGGACGAGGTGCTGAAACGGCTGCGGTGGGATCTCGACCGTTTCGATCACTATGTCGGGATCAACAACCACATGGGCAGCAAGTTCACGAAAGACCCGGCACGCCTCGCCATCGTCTTCAAAGAACTGAAAAAACGCGGCCTTCTGTTCATCGATTCGAGGACGACGGCAGAAACCGCGGCCAGGAGAGTGGCCGAGGAAATCGGGGTGCCTTTCGCCGAGCGTCAGGTTTTTCTCGACAATATACGCTCGATCGAAAATCTGCGAGAGAGCCTCGCCGAGCTCGAAGCGCTCGCCCGGAAAGGAGGGTCGGCCATTGCGATCGGCCATCCCCATGGGATCACCTTGAAGGCGTTGCGGGAATGGCTGCCTAGCCTTGAAGGAAAAGGCTTCGCGCTGGTACCGGTCAGCGCGATTGTCCGCCGGCATCTCGAAGATCCGGACCGGCGGTCTAGCGCCAACTAG